In Arthrobacter sp. QXT-31, one genomic interval encodes:
- a CDS encoding DUF6766 family protein, with protein MKKALRNNGLSLFFGLIFLLALLGQALTGHALYNEEQLSSGLEEISLAQYLVSSNFAVDVSENWQSEYLQFLLYIFATIWLVQKGSPESKELNEPGTESDKEQLVGEFSNAKSPKWARVSGWRRTLYSNSLGLTMGLIFVLSWLVQSISGNSNYNQEQIQNFEQPVGWTEYIASPEFWNRTLQNWQSEFLAVGSMVVLSIYLRQRGSPESKPVGSAHDDTGTTG; from the coding sequence TTGAAAAAAGCATTGAGAAACAACGGCCTCAGCCTGTTCTTCGGCCTGATCTTCCTCCTCGCCCTCCTCGGCCAGGCCCTCACCGGCCATGCCCTGTACAACGAGGAACAGCTCAGCTCCGGGCTGGAGGAAATCAGCCTCGCGCAGTACCTGGTGTCGTCCAACTTTGCCGTGGACGTCTCGGAAAACTGGCAGTCCGAGTACCTGCAGTTCCTGCTGTACATCTTTGCCACCATCTGGCTGGTCCAGAAGGGCTCCCCGGAATCCAAGGAGCTGAACGAGCCCGGCACCGAGTCGGACAAGGAACAGCTCGTGGGCGAGTTCAGCAACGCCAAATCGCCGAAGTGGGCCCGCGTCTCCGGCTGGCGGCGTACCCTCTACTCCAACTCGCTGGGGCTGACGATGGGGCTGATCTTTGTCCTGTCCTGGCTGGTGCAGTCCATTTCCGGCAACAGCAACTACAACCAGGAGCAGATCCAAAACTTCGAGCAGCCCGTCGGCTGGACGGAATACATCGCCTCGCCGGAGTTCTGGAACCGCACGCTGCAGAACTGGCAGTCCGAGTTCCTGGCCGTCGGATCCATGGTTGTGCTGTCCATCTACCTCCGCCAGCGCGGCTCACCCGAGTCCAAGCCCGTGGGCTCGGCGCACGACGACACCGGCACAACCGGCTGA
- a CDS encoding Rho termination factor N-terminal domain-containing protein, with amino-acid sequence MSEKPGNQTPDTPNVSETELREMKADELREEARGENISGASNMRKEELVKEVANARSQGGGSDSRDGENNDGGADADDLGAGPEGGKIRHGDASSSSLKYSQEVTSTEDEPEREGRSLATTHHEVIRQWAEERGGSPATVEGTEHGDHLGVLRIDFGGDDSKLRRVSWEEWFKTFDDRRLNFIYQEQRTDGTQSNFFRLENPEREDA; translated from the coding sequence ATGAGTGAAAAGCCAGGTAACCAGACGCCGGACACTCCCAATGTCAGCGAGACCGAACTCCGGGAAATGAAGGCGGATGAGCTGCGTGAGGAGGCCCGCGGCGAGAACATCAGCGGAGCCTCGAACATGCGCAAGGAGGAGTTGGTGAAAGAGGTCGCCAACGCCCGTTCCCAGGGCGGGGGCAGTGACTCCCGGGATGGGGAAAACAACGACGGCGGTGCTGACGCTGACGATCTGGGCGCCGGGCCGGAAGGCGGCAAGATCCGCCACGGCGACGCCTCATCCAGCTCGCTGAAATATTCACAGGAGGTCACCTCCACCGAGGACGAACCGGAACGCGAAGGCCGCAGCCTGGCCACGACCCACCATGAGGTCATCAGGCAGTGGGCAGAGGAACGCGGCGGATCCCCGGCCACCGTTGAAGGCACCGAGCACGGCGACCACCTGGGCGTGCTGCGCATTGATTTCGGCGGCGACGACAGCAAGCTGCGCCGCGTCAGCTGGGAAGAATGGTTCAAGACGTTTGACGACCGCCGTCTCAATTTCATCTACCAGGAACAGCGCACCGACGGAACACAGTCCAACTTCTTCCGGCTGGAAAATCCGGAACGTGAAGACGCGTAG
- a CDS encoding ANTAR domain-containing protein produces the protein MPDATGASGQEPIGALKVYADRPHAFDQHSEQILSLLAGPAALFLSNLQARDRASALSAALKDALHSRSVIDMAKGVLMERLQVGERDALQVMIKRSRTEEALLSAVALGILEPTMDLAAGRHES, from the coding sequence GTGCCGGACGCCACCGGCGCGAGCGGGCAGGAGCCCATTGGAGCGCTGAAGGTCTACGCAGACCGGCCGCATGCCTTTGATCAGCACAGCGAGCAGATCCTGTCCCTCCTGGCCGGTCCTGCAGCACTCTTCCTGTCCAACCTGCAGGCCCGGGATCGCGCCTCGGCGCTCAGCGCTGCCCTGAAAGATGCCCTGCACAGCAGGAGCGTCATCGACATGGCCAAGGGTGTGCTCATGGAGCGGCTGCAGGTGGGCGAACGGGACGCCCTGCAGGTCATGATCAAGCGCTCGCGCACGGAGGAAGCGTTACTCAGCGCCGTGGCGTTGGGGATCCTCGAACCGACCATGGACCTCGCCGCCGGTCGCCATGAATCTTGA
- a CDS encoding GAF and ANTAR domain-containing protein, whose product MAAEPGQAASSAQNPPPSLEQLQDLLLESPGFDEFLLELSVFSAAKLAAPEPMLCAISVERDGRPVTVASSSEAAKRMDEKQYGFDDGPCLTALRENRRVLVEDLEESERWRRYAGAVGHGAASVLAVPIDAGPDASAALNCYAMSTDLFDEAAIASVESYAHSLSRILRLALRVHRVALHPERLHGALQSRAVVDAALSLVMAQTRSSRDEAAGILHDMALSSKQQLKRIAADILNGAKLPERAGHGDETHG is encoded by the coding sequence ATGGCCGCTGAGCCTGGCCAGGCAGCCTCGTCTGCCCAAAATCCGCCGCCGTCGCTGGAACAGCTGCAGGATCTGCTGCTGGAGAGCCCGGGCTTTGACGAATTCCTCCTTGAACTCAGCGTCTTTTCGGCGGCGAAACTCGCTGCGCCCGAGCCCATGCTGTGCGCGATTTCCGTGGAACGTGACGGGCGGCCGGTTACCGTGGCCAGCAGCAGCGAGGCAGCCAAGAGGATGGATGAAAAGCAGTACGGGTTCGACGACGGCCCTTGCCTGACAGCCCTGAGGGAAAACCGGAGGGTGCTGGTCGAGGACCTCGAGGAGTCTGAACGGTGGCGCCGCTACGCCGGGGCGGTGGGGCACGGGGCTGCATCCGTTCTAGCTGTTCCCATCGATGCCGGACCGGACGCCTCAGCAGCCCTGAACTGCTATGCCATGAGCACCGACCTGTTTGACGAGGCCGCCATCGCCTCGGTCGAGTCCTACGCCCATTCGCTGTCGCGCATACTGCGCCTCGCCCTGCGCGTCCACCGGGTGGCACTACACCCCGAACGGCTGCACGGAGCCCTGCAGTCCCGGGCCGTCGTCGATGCCGCCCTCAGCCTGGTCATGGCCCAAACGCGCAGCAGCCGTGACGAAGCAGCCGGAATCCTCCACGACATGGCGCTGTCCAGCAAACAGCAGTTGAAGCGGATAGCAGCGGACATCCTGAACGGCGCAAAGCTTCCGGAGCGGGCAGGACACGGTGATGAAACGCATGGATAA
- a CDS encoding phage holin family protein, giving the protein MSSQIPDTPPTAAHAKADTTSLGDLLGEVTRDLSTLIRQEIELAKAELKQSGTRAGKGGGMLAGAGVAGHFVLLFLSIALWYALGELMGLGWSAVVVAVIWGIIAAILASVGRKELKAIKGMPQTVETAKEIPPTLKPNGDHR; this is encoded by the coding sequence GTGAGCAGCCAGATACCCGATACACCGCCAACGGCCGCGCACGCGAAGGCCGACACCACGTCCCTGGGCGACCTCCTCGGTGAGGTCACCCGGGACCTGTCCACCCTGATCCGGCAGGAAATCGAACTCGCCAAAGCCGAACTCAAACAGTCCGGCACCCGCGCCGGCAAGGGCGGCGGCATGCTCGCCGGCGCCGGCGTCGCCGGGCACTTCGTGCTCCTGTTCCTCTCCATCGCCCTCTGGTACGCCCTCGGCGAGCTAATGGGACTGGGCTGGTCCGCCGTCGTCGTCGCCGTGATCTGGGGCATCATCGCCGCGATCCTGGCCTCCGTCGGACGCAAGGAACTCAAAGCCATCAAGGGCATGCCCCAGACCGTCGAAACCGCCAAGGAAATCCCGCCCACCCTCAAACCGAACGGAGACCACCGATGA
- a CDS encoding GlsB/YeaQ/YmgE family stress response membrane protein codes for MIGFIVAGLVIGALARLIKPGRQNLGIVATLLLGLAGSVIGGVVASLLGTGDIFELNVLGFIVAVVAAVALIGVAESMVGRRRRGTRTRRL; via the coding sequence ATGATTGGATTTATCGTCGCCGGTCTCGTTATCGGGGCCCTTGCCCGCCTCATCAAACCGGGAAGGCAGAATCTCGGGATCGTCGCCACGCTGCTCTTGGGGCTGGCGGGGTCCGTTATCGGTGGAGTTGTGGCCAGCTTGCTCGGTACTGGCGACATCTTTGAGTTGAATGTCCTCGGCTTCATCGTTGCTGTTGTTGCGGCCGTTGCCCTCATTGGTGTCGCGGAGTCGATGGTAGGCCGCCGTCGTCGCGGGACACGCACCCGTCGCCTCTGA